The Thermococcus sp. M39 genome window below encodes:
- a CDS encoding NADH-quinone oxidoreductase subunit B family protein produces the protein MKPKLRSVWVFHLDTGACNGCDIEILDVLTPFYDAERFGVKLIGSPRHAHAMLVTGPLTRQCYYAAKKAIKAMPPEPRIIVAVGTCACSGGIFYNGYPIYRRPESGREGKEYPRRGGIEELIADLKDDGEKVGPVIYIPGCPPRPEEILYGIAQLLGVVEKKMKEEHYTEETAPFMLQEYPIEERVRLTLRERLRYVVGYFDREKILDDFMKLVEKAKKSENPREALRELINDYCAKEKDHRIAFCMRFLESEYWKVKGEYEALSSNKTVVYGI, from the coding sequence ATGAAGCCAAAGCTGAGGTCAGTTTGGGTCTTTCACCTTGATACCGGTGCGTGTAATGGTTGTGATATTGAAATTTTAGACGTACTTACACCTTTTTACGATGCAGAAAGGTTCGGTGTTAAGCTCATTGGTTCACCAAGACACGCTCATGCAATGCTCGTAACCGGACCTCTGACAAGGCAATGTTATTATGCAGCGAAGAAGGCAATCAAAGCCATGCCTCCAGAGCCGAGGATAATTGTTGCTGTAGGAACTTGCGCATGCAGTGGTGGAATCTTCTATAACGGCTATCCAATATACAGAAGACCAGAAAGCGGGAGGGAAGGAAAAGAGTATCCGAGAAGGGGGGGAATTGAAGAACTTATTGCCGATCTCAAGGATGATGGAGAAAAGGTCGGTCCGGTTATCTACATTCCCGGCTGTCCTCCAAGGCCAGAGGAAATTCTCTATGGAATTGCTCAGTTGCTGGGCGTAGTTGAGAAGAAAATGAAAGAAGAGCACTACACCGAAGAGACTGCACCATTCATGCTCCAAGAATACCCAATTGAAGAAAGAGTAAGGCTAACACTGAGAGAAAGATTGAGGTATGTTGTTGGTTACTTCGACAGAGAAAAAATCCTTGACGACTTCATGAAGCTCGTTGAAAAAGCCAAAAAGAGCGAAAACCCAAGAGAGGCCCTTAGAGAACTCATAAACGATTATTGTGCAAAAGAAAAAGACCATAGGATCGCATTTTGTATGCGCTTCCTTGAAAGCGAATATTGGAAGGTGAAGGGAGAATATGAAGCGCTATCATCTAATAAAACGGTCGTATATGGGATTTAG
- a CDS encoding NADH-quinone oxidoreductase subunit C, whose translation MKEIRKDEVRLKYVKELESKFKDKIKEIKRVAYNQWIITVDRNDLPEVALYILKHPEWKETQLSTMVATDERPLNGKFSLIYWISINGAAGDVYFGIKTYIPEDDPTFPSITPQHKGANWYEREAYDMIGVIPVGHPDPRRLVVPDDWPEGVFPLRKDFHYTDSPMREVTEENKYPFREPPNGAAVFPLGPYHVALDEPGHFRLFVKGEEIVDVDLRTFYQHRGIEKISECRLTCDQVCFIAERICGICGFTHSTAYCQAIEAAGKIEVPERALYIRTIMLEIERIHSHLLNLGLACHLAGYDTGFMRAWKIREPVMWLAERLTGNRKTYGINLVGGVRRDFLDYRKEMIDKTLKTLKEEFEKWVEETFSTRTFIKRCEGVGVLPYKLAREWSVDGPFGRGSGRDFDVRRDHPYAAYGDLDFKVPVYKEGDVLARFLVRVEEVRESLWIIEQALDQLPGGDILAEYKEIPPYQEAIGMTEAPRGENIHYVMTGPGNRVYRHRARAGSYNNFPALPDAMRGNTIADAPLIISSMDPCYSCTERVQIIDVETGKVRILREEEFNRLSIKASRRL comes from the coding sequence ATGAAAGAAATAAGAAAGGATGAGGTTAGATTAAAATACGTTAAGGAGCTTGAGTCTAAATTTAAGGATAAGATCAAAGAGATAAAAAGAGTCGCTTACAATCAATGGATCATTACAGTTGATAGGAATGATTTGCCTGAAGTAGCTCTGTACATCCTTAAGCATCCAGAGTGGAAGGAGACCCAGCTTTCAACTATGGTTGCAACTGATGAGAGACCCCTCAATGGAAAGTTTAGCTTAATCTATTGGATCAGCATAAATGGTGCTGCTGGCGACGTTTACTTTGGTATCAAGACATACATTCCCGAGGATGACCCAACGTTCCCATCAATAACTCCCCAGCATAAGGGTGCAAACTGGTATGAGAGAGAAGCTTATGATATGATTGGTGTAATTCCCGTTGGTCATCCTGATCCAAGAAGGTTAGTTGTTCCTGATGATTGGCCTGAAGGAGTTTTCCCATTAAGAAAAGATTTCCACTATACTGACAGTCCAATGAGGGAAGTTACTGAAGAAAACAAGTATCCATTTAGGGAACCACCAAACGGAGCGGCTGTATTTCCATTAGGTCCATATCACGTTGCACTCGATGAGCCAGGTCACTTTAGGCTCTTCGTTAAGGGTGAAGAAATAGTCGATGTTGATCTTAGAACCTTCTACCAGCACAGAGGAATTGAAAAAATAAGCGAATGTAGGTTAACATGCGATCAGGTGTGCTTTATAGCTGAGAGAATCTGTGGAATCTGTGGTTTTACACACTCAACCGCATACTGTCAGGCAATTGAGGCAGCTGGAAAAATCGAAGTTCCAGAAAGGGCCTTGTACATAAGAACGATAATGCTTGAAATTGAAAGAATACACTCCCACCTCTTGAACTTAGGTTTAGCTTGCCACTTAGCAGGATACGACACAGGCTTTATGCGTGCTTGGAAAATCAGAGAGCCCGTAATGTGGTTAGCGGAGCGTTTAACTGGAAACAGAAAAACGTACGGTATAAATCTCGTAGGTGGAGTTAGGAGAGATTTCCTCGACTATAGGAAAGAAATGATTGATAAGACACTAAAAACGCTTAAGGAAGAGTTTGAAAAGTGGGTAGAAGAGACGTTCTCTACAAGAACATTCATAAAGCGCTGTGAGGGAGTTGGTGTCCTGCCTTACAAGCTTGCTCGTGAATGGAGCGTTGATGGGCCATTTGGAAGAGGTTCAGGAAGAGACTTTGACGTTAGAAGAGATCACCCCTATGCAGCCTATGGAGACTTAGACTTCAAAGTTCCTGTTTACAAGGAAGGAGATGTTCTAGCTAGGTTCTTGGTTAGAGTTGAGGAAGTTAGAGAAAGCCTCTGGATAATTGAGCAGGCTTTGGATCAACTACCTGGTGGAGATATATTGGCTGAGTACAAAGAGATTCCACCATATCAGGAAGCTATAGGTATGACTGAGGCTCCAAGAGGAGAGAACATCCACTACGTAATGACTGGGCCAGGAAACAGAGTCTACCGTCACAGAGCAAGAGCTGGTTCATACAACAACTTCCCAGCACTTCCAGATGCGATGAGAGGAAATACAATAGCGGATGCGCCACTGATAATATCGTCAATGGATCCCTGTTACTCATGTACAGAGAGAGTGCAAATTATCGACGTAGAAACTGGGAAAGTCAGAATCTTGAGGGAGGAGGAGTTCAACAGACTCTCAATCAAAGCCTCAAGGAGGTTGTGA
- a CDS encoding sodium:proton antiporter, with product MIAFIWAVIILTLLATIVISLYGIARRPNLVKKLIALTIFGDTANLLVVLLGYRLIYPVAPPILPSLSKEALQQFISTAVDPLPQALVITAVVIGMAVNVLIAFAIIQIYRLYGTVDTREIGKKLPALLRGGEQ from the coding sequence ATGATCGCCTTCATTTGGGCAGTTATAATCCTAACTTTGCTTGCCACGATTGTAATCAGCTTGTATGGAATTGCGAGGAGGCCTAACTTAGTCAAAAAACTCATTGCACTGACAATCTTCGGCGATACTGCTAACTTACTCGTAGTCTTATTGGGCTATAGATTGATTTACCCAGTGGCACCGCCAATTTTACCAAGTTTGAGTAAGGAAGCCCTCCAGCAGTTTATCAGCACGGCAGTTGATCCGCTCCCGCAAGCTTTGGTAATTACGGCAGTCGTCATTGGAATGGCTGTAAACGTACTCATTGCATTTGCAATAATCCAAATCTACCGCCTGTACGGGACTGTGGACACTAGAGAGATTGGTAAAAAGTTGCCCGCTTTACTGAGGGGTGGTGAGCAATGA
- the mnhG gene encoding monovalent cation/H(+) antiporter subunit G, whose amino-acid sequence MSEILFYLGAIMIIIGGICDLFGALGLLKFPNFYIRLHAATVGTIGGAVVPLFGVGFLALGADFLPHKYAIAGASFVTGIIVLLAAPAGAHALAYAAHKAKLVKWEPKVDHLAEVRRND is encoded by the coding sequence GTGAGCGAGATTTTATTCTACTTGGGAGCAATCATGATTATCATTGGTGGTATCTGCGACTTGTTTGGAGCATTAGGCTTACTTAAATTCCCGAACTTTTACATTCGCTTGCATGCTGCAACGGTAGGAACTATTGGGGGAGCAGTGGTTCCATTGTTTGGTGTTGGTTTTCTTGCATTAGGAGCAGACTTTCTGCCCCACAAGTATGCCATTGCAGGAGCTAGCTTTGTCACGGGAATAATTGTCTTACTCGCAGCACCAGCTGGTGCTCATGCATTAGCTTACGCTGCTCATAAGGCTAAGCTTGTCAAGTGGGAGCCTAAGGTGGATCACTTGGCAGAGGTGAGGAGGAATGATTGA
- a CDS encoding Na+/H+ antiporter subunit E: MRGVIPTALLAFITYILFTGSVKPFDLVTGLIVAIGVGLLVGKYLVKEDAKALNPVRWLWAVIYFIWYMIVAETKSHIDVMVRTITGNYNPGIVKVPIDVKTDYAKTLVANSITNTPGTVVVDLDDEYMYVNWINVTTTDPEKAKKEICEDFERYAKKIFE, encoded by the coding sequence ATGAGGGGTGTAATCCCAACTGCATTGTTAGCATTCATCACTTACATCCTCTTCACTGGCTCTGTAAAGCCATTTGACTTAGTTACTGGGTTAATTGTTGCCATTGGCGTTGGCTTGCTTGTGGGCAAGTATTTAGTTAAGGAGGATGCTAAGGCGTTAAATCCAGTCAGGTGGCTTTGGGCTGTAATTTACTTCATCTGGTACATGATTGTTGCCGAGACTAAGTCTCACATTGATGTCATGGTTAGAACAATCACGGGTAACTATAATCCAGGAATTGTAAAAGTGCCAATCGATGTGAAAACAGACTATGCAAAAACACTTGTAGCGAACTCTATAACGAACACTCCCGGCACTGTAGTCGTTGATTTGGATGACGAATACATGTACGTAAACTGGATTAATGTGACTACTACAGATCCTGAAAAAGCCAAGAAGGAGATTTGCGAAGATTTTGAAAGATATGCAAAGAAGATTTTCGAGTGA
- a CDS encoding 4Fe-4S dicluster domain-containing protein codes for MAVTLKYPFVKIEAPPEYRGLPHIDPSLCIGCGGCVNVCPADALLRIDDYEKGTRRIVLDIGRCIRCARCEEVCPPGAIKLTQEFEAASPDKRDFVEVVELKLVKCRVCGRYADYTERQVKKALHIIPEEIIEEEALEEKVYICRDCRRKVTVEKSIEALKEVVE; via the coding sequence ATGGCGGTGACTCTTAAGTATCCCTTTGTCAAAATTGAGGCTCCTCCCGAATACAGAGGGTTGCCGCACATTGATCCGAGTTTATGCATTGGCTGTGGTGGGTGTGTTAATGTCTGTCCCGCTGATGCATTGCTTAGAATTGACGACTATGAGAAAGGAACGAGAAGGATAGTTCTCGATATAGGAAGATGCATAAGATGTGCGAGGTGTGAAGAGGTCTGTCCGCCTGGAGCGATTAAGCTAACTCAAGAATTCGAAGCGGCTTCACCAGATAAGAGAGACTTTGTTGAAGTTGTTGAGCTTAAGCTCGTTAAATGCAGAGTCTGCGGAAGATATGCTGATTATACAGAAAGACAAGTGAAGAAAGCACTCCACATAATTCCAGAGGAGATTATAGAAGAGGAAGCGCTTGAAGAGAAAGTCTACATCTGCAGAGACTGTAGGAGAAAGGTGACAGTAGAAAAGAGCATAGAGGCTTTAAAGGAGGTGGTAGAATGA
- a CDS encoding formate/nitrite transporter family protein — MSKEKILYGVDATFEAVAKKATPKYKTTPGRLLSAGFMAGAFIAFGFILAIVAGCVAKYPPFAAGDTFNKALFKVLLGAVFPVGLIAVILAGADLWTGNVQFLSAAKAKRYADFKCVLYNWFGSYGGNFIGSVFLALLAVPLTGLFGHVGDPNIFGNTAVAIATGKVSKDILALFFLGIGCNWLVNVAIWQSARVQDGAGKILAIWFPIFAFVAIGFEHAIANMWVIPTGIIASNYAITWSQFFHNVIPVTFGNAVGGFLFVAFYYWYLAHPEVSTNEIIKEIVDFLVVFLAFWVVATLIPAGIGIALDKALGKGAMYIVPLVLTLYYIVGAFVLYKNVETAA, encoded by the coding sequence ATGTCAAAGGAAAAGATATTGTATGGAGTTGATGCAACTTTTGAAGCAGTTGCAAAGAAGGCAACACCAAAGTATAAGACAACCCCAGGAAGGCTGCTGTCTGCAGGATTCATGGCAGGTGCATTCATTGCTTTCGGTTTCATTTTAGCAATAGTGGCCGGCTGTGTAGCAAAATATCCCCCCTTCGCTGCTGGTGACACATTCAATAAAGCACTGTTCAAAGTCCTCTTAGGTGCAGTGTTCCCAGTCGGTTTGATTGCAGTTATCCTTGCTGGTGCTGACCTCTGGACAGGAAACGTTCAGTTCCTCAGCGCAGCAAAGGCAAAGAGATATGCTGACTTCAAATGTGTCCTCTACAACTGGTTCGGAAGCTACGGTGGAAACTTCATTGGTTCAGTATTCCTTGCACTCTTAGCAGTTCCATTGACAGGACTCTTTGGTCATGTCGGTGACCCTAACATCTTCGGAAACACTGCTGTTGCAATAGCGACAGGTAAAGTGTCAAAGGACATACTTGCATTGTTCTTCCTTGGTATCGGATGTAACTGGCTTGTCAACGTTGCAATATGGCAGTCAGCAAGAGTTCAGGACGGTGCAGGTAAAATCCTAGCAATATGGTTCCCAATCTTCGCTTTCGTTGCAATAGGCTTTGAGCACGCTATTGCAAACATGTGGGTTATCCCAACGGGAATCATAGCAAGCAACTACGCCATAACCTGGAGCCAGTTCTTCCACAACGTAATCCCAGTAACCTTTGGTAACGCTGTCGGTGGCTTCCTCTTCGTGGCATTCTACTACTGGTACTTAGCTCACCCAGAGGTCAGCACTAACGAAATAATCAAGGAAATCGTAGACTTCCTCGTTGTCTTCTTGGCATTCTGGGTCGTTGCAACACTCATTCCAGCAGGCATTGGAATTGCTCTCGACAAGGCACTTGGCAAGGGTGCAATGTACATTGTTCCATTAGTGCTAACACTCTACTACATCGTCGGAGCATTTGTTCTCTACAAGAACGTTGAGACTGCTGCCTGA
- a CDS encoding monovalent cation/H+ antiporter complex subunit F, translating to MLESAFMTLMKFVIPLYLLAFIIYGVRAFKGPTVVDIILAVDCLSFDIAAFMAILAVYFKSAFLISAAITLALWAYLLDIYIAKHLVSKEVGV from the coding sequence ATGCTTGAAAGTGCGTTCATGACGCTCATGAAATTCGTCATCCCTCTTTACCTGTTGGCGTTCATCATTTATGGGGTTAGGGCATTTAAGGGTCCCACGGTAGTGGATATTATTCTTGCCGTTGATTGTTTATCCTTCGACATTGCAGCATTCATGGCGATTCTTGCAGTTTACTTCAAGAGTGCATTCTTAATCAGTGCAGCAATAACACTAGCATTGTGGGCTTACTTGTTGGACATTTACATTGCCAAACACTTGGTTAGCAAGGAGGTGGGAGTGTGA
- a CDS encoding hydrogenase subunit MbhD domain-containing protein has protein sequence MIEIHLLMLLITVLIGLIFSYLAIIEKDLLKAIGFSAVQAIAYAIAFYILMAPDIVLAYVAIAVGIYSALLVFVVSKTERYEVV, from the coding sequence ATGATTGAAATCCACCTCCTAATGCTCCTCATCACAGTCCTCATTGGATTAATCTTCTCATACCTTGCCATAATAGAGAAGGATTTGCTTAAAGCAATTGGTTTTTCAGCAGTCCAAGCTATTGCTTATGCCATTGCATTCTACATCCTAATGGCACCAGACATCGTCCTAGCTTATGTAGCAATTGCCGTTGGTATCTATTCCGCATTATTAGTCTTCGTGGTAAGTAAGACGGAAAGATACGAGGTGGTGTGA
- a CDS encoding MnhB domain-containing protein, with protein sequence MKRLIPLIIILIAIFGLAYYIAPKLPQQTELRPLGEFYLENSYFGDYSAKSPEVVTAILWDYRGVDTLFETSVFFLAIIGSLTLFRLNKKQEKEAKQKLEEFSGGLTLVIKDVTKVIVAMILAVSASIALHGHLTPGGGFQGGSALAVAPLLIIAAYSKYALEENGLDKTRALILRSIGLLGIVLVALVPLLSGGFIMQNQPIFPAEINGQLIGGSLIYYNFFEFLAVGAGFTAVFLLLAIPEKVFKKILGVRQ encoded by the coding sequence ATGAAAAGGTTAATTCCACTCATAATTATACTCATCGCAATATTTGGGTTAGCCTATTACATTGCTCCAAAACTCCCACAGCAAACTGAGTTAAGACCGTTGGGTGAATTCTACTTAGAAAACAGCTACTTTGGTGATTATTCGGCTAAGAGTCCTGAGGTTGTAACTGCAATCCTTTGGGATTATCGTGGTGTTGATACTCTCTTTGAAACTTCAGTGTTCTTCCTTGCAATCATTGGAAGCTTAACACTCTTCAGATTAAACAAAAAGCAAGAAAAAGAAGCAAAGCAAAAACTAGAAGAATTCAGTGGAGGATTAACTTTAGTAATTAAGGATGTCACAAAAGTAATTGTTGCTATGATTTTGGCTGTCTCAGCATCAATAGCATTGCACGGTCACTTGACTCCTGGTGGTGGTTTCCAGGGTGGTTCAGCACTAGCAGTAGCACCATTGTTAATCATTGCAGCTTACTCTAAGTACGCCCTCGAAGAGAATGGCCTCGATAAGACGAGAGCATTGATTCTGCGTTCCATTGGTCTCCTAGGAATTGTTCTCGTAGCATTAGTTCCCTTGCTCAGTGGTGGTTTCATCATGCAGAATCAACCAATCTTTCCAGCTGAAATTAATGGCCAGCTCATCGGCGGCTCACTAATCTACTACAACTTCTTTGAGTTCCTAGCAGTTGGTGCTGGGTTCACAGCGGTATTCTTGCTCTTAGCAATCCCAGAAAAAGTATTCAAGAAGATTCTGGGGGTGAGACAATGA